Proteins encoded in a region of the Diospyros lotus cultivar Yz01 chromosome 9, ASM1463336v1, whole genome shotgun sequence genome:
- the LOC127809392 gene encoding LOW QUALITY PROTEIN: agamous-like MADS-box protein AGL80 (The sequence of the model RefSeq protein was modified relative to this genomic sequence to represent the inferred CDS: deleted 2 bases in 1 codon), which produces MIRKKVKLAFIINDSARKATFKKRKKGLMKKVSELSTLCGIDACAIIYSPYDAQPEVWPNGLGVQRVLSQFKRMSEMEQSKKMVNQESFIQQRISKGNEQLKKQLKDNREKEVAELMFQCLTGRALQTMAMSDLHDLGWLLDQNLKDIYKRIESMRKGRASPSSSSFAAATTATTKQKPIVDPIVAMEAMQRPHWFTDWMNNPNKHLGFGGAGEEMMMLPFGDSHSVVWPAGPFFP; this is translated from the exons ATGATTAGGAAGAAGGTGAAGCTTGCATTCATCATCAATGATTCGGCAAGGAAAGCAACCttcaagaaaaggaagaaggggCTGATGAAGAAGGTGAGCGAGCTGAGCACGCTGTGCGGCATCGATGCGTGCGCGATTATATATAGCCCCTACGACGCGCAGCCAGAGGTTTGGCCCAACGGGCTAGGGGTCCAGCGCGTGCTGTCGCAGTTCAAGAGGATGTCGGAGATGGAGCAGAGCAAGAAGATGGTGAACCAGGAGAGCTTCATTCAACAGAGGATCTCCAAGGGCAACGAGCAGCTCAAGAAGCAGCTCAAGGACAACCGCGAGAAGGAGGTGGCCGAGCTCATGTTCCAGTGCCTCACTGGGAGGGCCCTGCAGACCATGGCCATGTCTGATCTCCATGACCTCGGCTGGCTGCTTGACCAGAACTTGAAGGACATTTACAAGAGGATCGAGTCCATGAGGAAG GGCCGCGCctccccctcctcctcctccttcgcCGCCGCCACTACCGCCACCACTA AGCAGAAGCCGATCGTGGATCCAATTGTGGCCATGGAGGCCATGCAAAGGCCACACTGGTTCACGGACTGGATGAACAACCCAAATAAGCATTTGGGTTTTGGTGGTGCTGGGGAGGAGATGATGATGCTGCCATTTGGGGACAGCCACAGTGTGGTGTGGCCTGCTGGTCCCTTCTTTCCATGA